The genomic window GGAGCCACCTTGTCCGAATGGTCGGCGGAGTGAGCGGGCTACTCGGTCAGCCCGTCGGGCGGCTCGGGCAGGCCGTGCATCGGCGGGCGCGGAGGAGCACTCTGGAAAGAGCGATTCCGGAGGTGTTCGTCATGATGAAAACCGCTGTCGGATGGCATATCGAGCTGGAGTTCCAGGAGGACGATCAGCGCACACGGGCGGCGGCCCTCGTACGGCTCCCCGACGGGAAGGAAGTACGCGCCAACGGCTACGCCAGCCGCCACCACACCGACCCCAATCAGCCCCGGGTCGGCGAGGAGATAGCCGGGGCGAGGGCCCTGAACGAGCTCGCCATGAAGCTCCTCACCAAGGCCCACGACGAGATAGACGAGGCATCGGGGCGGACGTCGCATCCGATAGCGCTCTGATTGAGGCCGATAAGCACTGCGCCTGCCCGTTCAGTCGCACCCCAGCTGCGGGCAGTCGTGCCGCTGGGGCGGCACGGGTGGGCGCAGCGGCACCCTGCGCGCGCCGGTAAGCGCCTCCGAGCCCCGCCCGGCCACAGCCACCGGGCGCCCAACCGCCAGTTCAGCCCTGTGGTTGACTGACCGTTCCTAGGGACTGAGCGGGAGTGTGTCCTGTTGCCAGGGCTCATGCTCAGCCGAACACCCCGAACGGTGTTGGGTGTTCTGGTGGCCCGCGTTCGCTCCGCGTCCGGCGCGCACGGATCGTGTCCGTGGTCCGGGAATGCGGGGGCGGGTTCCCTCACGCCCGGGGATGCCTGGTCGGGCCTGGACGGTCCGATGCCCCGCACGATCGCTCTGGTCGTGTGGGGGCGGTGCCGTCCGTCGCCGGATCGGGTGTCCCTGAGCGCGCCTGCCGATCGCCACGGC from Streptomyces sp. DSM 40750 includes these protein-coding regions:
- a CDS encoding DUF1876 domain-containing protein; amino-acid sequence: MMKTAVGWHIELEFQEDDQRTRAAALVRLPDGKEVRANGYASRHHTDPNQPRVGEEIAGARALNELAMKLLTKAHDEIDEASGRTSHPIAL